A stretch of DNA from Fusobacterium sp.:
TTTCCTACTACATCAGCTGATAAAGCTTTTGATGTAGAATCAAGAGGGTCAACTGCTGGATAGATACCTAAAGAAGCTATATTTCTAGATAAAACTGTAGTTGCATCCAAATGTGAGAATGTAGTTGCTGGTGCAGGGTCAGTAAGGTCATCTGCTGGCACATATACAGCTTGTACAGATGTTATTGACCCTGATTTAGTTGAAGTAATTCTTTCTTGTAAAGTTCCCATTTCTGTAGCAAGATTAGGTTGATATCCAACAGCTGATGGCATTCTTCCTAATAATGCTGATACTTCAGAACCTGCTTGAGTAAATCTGAATATATTATCTATGAATAGAAGAACGTCTTGTCCATCCTTATCTCTAAAGTTTTCTGCAATAGTAAGTCCTGTAAGTCCTACTCTAAGTCTTGCTCCAGGAGGCTCATTCATCTGTCCATAAACTAGAGATGTCTTAGACAAAACTCCTGATTCAGTCATTTCATCATAAAGATCTCTACCTTCTCTTGTTCTTTCTCCAACTCCAGCAAAAACTGAAAGTCCTCCATGTCCCTTAGCAATATTGTTAATAAGTTCCATGATAAGAACTGTTTTTCCAACTCCAGCTCCTCCAAATAGTCCAATTTTTCCACCTTTTATATATGGTGCCAATAAATCAATTACTTTTATTCCTGTTTCAAAGATTTCAGTTTCAGTTTCCTGTTCTTCAAAACTTGGAGCATCTCTATGTATAGGAAGAAATTCTTCAGTTTCAATAGGTCCACCATCATCAACTGGCTGACCTAGAACATTTAATATTCTTCCAAGAACTGCTTTCCCTACTGGTACTTTTATAGGGGAACCAGTATCTATTACTTCCATACCTCTTTGAAGACCATCAGTAGAATCCATTGCTACTGCTCTTATTACATTGTTACCTAGATGCTGTTGAACTTCAAGCACAAGTTCTTTATCTCCAACTTTTACTTTCAATGCATTATATATACTAGGCAGCTGGTCTTTAAAAGACACGTCTACAACGGCACTGATAATCTGTGTTATAGTTCCTTTGTTCTCCACGCTATTGCCTCCTTATCTTTAATTTAGAGCTGCTGCTCCACCAACTATTTCAGTTATTTCTTGAGTAATAGCTGATTGTCTCTCTCTATTATATTTCAGATTAAGCTCTTTTATCATTTCTTCTGCATTATCTGTAGCACTCTTCATTGAATTTTTTCTTGCTGAATGTTCACTTGCAGTATTATTTAAAAGAGCCTGATATATCTCAACATTCAAATATTTAGGAAGAAGTGCAGATAAAATAGTTTCTGCATCTGGTTCAAAAATATATGCTGTATTTTCTGTAGCTTCTACTCTTTCTATAGGAATAAGTTTTCTTACTAAAAGGTCACTTCTTAAAGCTGATACAAATTTATTATAGATCATATACACTTCATCAAAAATACCATTATAGTAATATTCAACTATATTTTCACTTATCTCTTTTGCCTTGTCTCCCATAGTTTCAGGAATAAGCTGGATATAGCTTGCTTTCAGATCATACTTTCTCTTAGAGCAGTATTCTCTTCCTTTTCTCCCTATAGCAATCACTGAAACCTCTTTTCCACTATTTTTTCTCATGATTTTTTCCATTTCTCTAAGAGTATTGTTATTAAATCCTCCACAGAGTCCTCTGTCAGATGTCATAACTATTACACCTATCTTTTTGACTTCTTCCCTTCCATCAAAAAGAGGATGTTTTTCACTCTTAACTCCTGCTGCTATATTAGACAGGATATTATGGATACTTTCAGCATAAGGTCTTGATTTAGTTACTAGTGCTGAAAATCTCTTGAATTTTGTAGTAGAAACAATTTCCATAGCTTTAGTGATCTGGTGAGTAGACTGAACACTTTTAATTCTGCTTTTTATCTCTTTAGCTCCAGCCATTATCCCACCTCTTTTTAGTTAAAGTTTTTTTTGAAAGCATTTATAGCTTCTCCCAATTTTGTTTCCATCTCTTTGCTTAAAGCTTTTTTCTCTTTTATCTCAGCCAAAATATCTGTAGTATTTCTAAGCTCTGTTAAAAGTTCTTCTTCAAATCTTCTTACTTTATCCACATCTATTGAATCAAGGTATCCATTAATTACAGTAAAGAATGCAACTACTTGTTCTTCAACTGGGAAAGGTTTATATTGTGGTTGTTTTAAAACCTCCATAATTCTGTTTCCTCTTTCCAATTGAGCCTTTGTAGATTTATCAAGGTCTGATCCAAATTGTGCAAATGTCAATAATTCTGTATATTGAGCTAATTCAAGTTTTACTTTAGAAGCAACCTGTTTCATCGCTTTTATTTGTGCAGAACCTCCAACTCTTGATACAGATATACCAGCATTTATAGCAGGTCTGAAACCAGAGTTAAATAACTGAGAGTCTAGAAATATCTGCCCATCAGTAATAGAAATTACATTTGTAGGAATGTATGCTGATACATCTCCTGCTTGTGTTTCTATTATAGGAAGGGCTGTTATAGATCCCCCTCCTAATTTATCAGAT
This window harbors:
- the atpD gene encoding F0F1 ATP synthase subunit beta; protein product: MENKGTITQIISAVVDVSFKDQLPSIYNALKVKVGDKELVLEVQQHLGNNVIRAVAMDSTDGLQRGMEVIDTGSPIKVPVGKAVLGRILNVLGQPVDDGGPIETEEFLPIHRDAPSFEEQETETEIFETGIKVIDLLAPYIKGGKIGLFGGAGVGKTVLIMELINNIAKGHGGLSVFAGVGERTREGRDLYDEMTESGVLSKTSLVYGQMNEPPGARLRVGLTGLTIAENFRDKDGQDVLLFIDNIFRFTQAGSEVSALLGRMPSAVGYQPNLATEMGTLQERITSTKSGSITSVQAVYVPADDLTDPAPATTFSHLDATTVLSRNIASLGIYPAVDPLDSTSKALSADVVGKEHYEVAREVQEVLQRYKELQDIIAILGMDELSDEDKLTVSRARKIQRFFSQPFSVAEQFTGMEGKYVTVKDTIRGFKEILEGKHDDIPEQAFLFVGTIEEAVTKGRDLMKGDE
- the atpG gene encoding ATP synthase F1 subunit gamma, which encodes MAGAKEIKSRIKSVQSTHQITKAMEIVSTTKFKRFSALVTKSRPYAESIHNILSNIAAGVKSEKHPLFDGREEVKKIGVIVMTSDRGLCGGFNNNTLREMEKIMRKNSGKEVSVIAIGRKGREYCSKRKYDLKASYIQLIPETMGDKAKEISENIVEYYYNGIFDEVYMIYNKFVSALRSDLLVRKLIPIERVEATENTAYIFEPDAETILSALLPKYLNVEIYQALLNNTASEHSARKNSMKSATDNAEEMIKELNLKYNRERQSAITQEITEIVGGAAALN